A genomic segment from Gilvibacter sp. SZ-19 encodes:
- a CDS encoding S41 family peptidase: MNKLLTLYLFLTAAPLLKAQQDFKADFDFLWNEIDKNYAYFDRQGTDWDAVKAHYRPLTDTVSQPYYYTLFLEAVLRELGDPHTHLLINTDLSQRLLPSGTDLKVAVGGSGIVVLETRQNSKASSLVFRGDIIRTINGTPAVEAAKKYLGLFVSDKTRDLQLYNAANVLMAGDYRKPRIIEVQRDGETIQIDLGVCEFPKNESGLLSHEILNDNIGYIRVENSLGNTDLIKVFDDALDELMGTKALILDLRNTPSGGDSNVGMPILGRFTAEPKPYQTHYRVSEDKRWTEVVEPRGKTYDKPVYVLVNYWTGSMGEGMTIGLDAFGNNTVIGTSMAGLLGANYSINLPNSNYGLNITFERLYHVDGTPREDYLPGVMLSTQELLTTDDAWLTKALALINK, translated from the coding sequence ATGAATAAGCTTTTAACCTTATACCTTTTTTTAACTGCTGCGCCTCTACTAAAGGCGCAGCAAGATTTTAAGGCCGATTTTGATTTTCTGTGGAACGAGATCGATAAGAATTACGCTTATTTCGACCGCCAGGGAACCGACTGGGATGCGGTAAAAGCACATTACAGACCACTTACTGACACTGTTTCTCAGCCCTATTATTATACCTTGTTCTTAGAAGCCGTGCTTAGAGAACTCGGTGATCCGCATACCCATTTATTAATCAATACAGATTTAAGTCAACGACTACTACCAAGCGGAACGGATCTTAAAGTGGCCGTGGGAGGAAGCGGCATTGTGGTCTTGGAAACAAGACAAAACTCCAAGGCTAGTTCCTTGGTGTTTAGAGGTGATATTATCCGCACTATTAATGGCACTCCAGCCGTGGAAGCCGCCAAAAAATACTTGGGACTTTTTGTAAGTGATAAGACCCGAGATCTACAGCTGTACAATGCAGCAAATGTGTTGATGGCCGGAGACTATCGCAAACCAAGGATCATTGAGGTCCAAAGAGATGGAGAAACAATTCAAATAGATCTCGGTGTTTGTGAGTTCCCTAAGAATGAGTCAGGGCTATTATCTCATGAGATATTGAATGATAACATTGGTTATATCCGGGTGGAGAATTCCTTGGGCAATACCGATCTAATTAAGGTTTTCGATGATGCATTAGATGAGCTGATGGGCACTAAAGCACTTATACTGGATCTACGCAACACTCCCTCTGGAGGTGATTCTAATGTGGGGATGCCTATTTTAGGCAGATTCACTGCGGAGCCTAAACCGTATCAGACCCATTATCGTGTATCTGAAGATAAACGATGGACAGAAGTGGTTGAGCCCCGTGGCAAAACGTATGACAAGCCCGTTTATGTTCTGGTGAACTATTGGACAGGAAGTATGGGAGAAGGTATGACCATTGGTTTAGATGCTTTTGGTAACAATACTGTGATCGGGACTTCTATGGCGGGACTTCTAGGCGCGAATTATTCGATTAATTTGCCCAATTCAAACTACGGATTAAACATTACCTTTGAACGCTTGTATCATGTAGATGGTACACCGCGAGAGGACTATTTACCTGGAGTGATGCTGAGCACACAAGAATTACTTACCACAGATGATGCGTGGTTAACAAAAGCTCTTGCTCTGATTAACAAGTAA